Part of the Schistocerca americana isolate TAMUIC-IGC-003095 chromosome 5, iqSchAmer2.1, whole genome shotgun sequence genome, CACTACTTGTATAAAGTCAGCTGGGTTGTTCCTTGATGGCTCAACTAGAAGAATACTTTCCCGAAGGCATGGATCCAAGTTAGAGTCCAGGTCCTGTATACAGTTATAACCCATAATGGTTATACAGTGCAGTGAATACCTTGCTAGAAGCAAAAACTCTCATTCTAACATCCCCTCTTTAAAACATTATTGTAATTTGTATAAAATACACTGCTATTATTAGTCCATGCTGATTTCAATACATTATTTTGTTTCAGAGTATATAGGAAGCGGCATTTTTTTATTATAATACCAATTGGCCTTCTTGTGGTACTTTGTAAATGGTGTCTGTACTGTTGCTGCAAGCGCCGAAGAGGAGCAATACCGTATAGGAGTAAGTGATGTGATATTCTTAGTGCTTCCTTTATGCAGTTGTCATTTTTGACTAATTTGTGTCATTTGACAGATGTGGAGGAAGTAACAGTCACTGTCACACCAGAAACAAGACAGCCATCAACAAGTGGAAGCTTGACACATCCTCAGAActtccagcagcaacagcagcagcagcagccacagccATTGCCAAGGTCCCTCTATAATCCATTTCAGCCTATACCACTACCACCTCcaccacaaaaaaatgtttcatCAACTCAACCTGCAGGTGAGCCAGTTGTAAAGTACTTGTCTCTTTGTATGATGTTCACACTTTGTAGGAGATTTATGACAAACGACACAAATATAGCTGTTAATGACATGCTTTATTTGGTTTGGTATCAGCTGTTGGACTATTGCAAAAACTTGAACAGTTACCAGCAACTGGGGTCATTGCAGActgtaaacctttttttttttaaaaaaaaactgtgaaacatATTTGTATGTGAGAAAAATGCACCTTCATTCAGATTCCATGTTTAATTCTTTCAGTTCCCTTATACAGGACAGAGAGAAGCTAGGACAAATTACCTGCAGTGGTACATGCCTAACAAAGTGTTTTGATGTTCATACTACCCTTATTGCTTAGAATAGTGTTGGAGTTTATTTTACAATACCCAAATACAATAAGTGTCCCGTACATTCACAGATgaaatgaaaacatttgtaatatgtaacagtaaattaataactactttGAAACTGTGTTTGATGAGACTAGATACATAACAAAATACAAACATGCAATGTTGCTTAACGTTGGAAGAACACTATACCACTGCTGCTTCAGCTGTAACACCAAGTGGTTAATACAATGAAATTACGTTTGATGGGAGGCAGGTTCCATTCTCCAATTGGCCATTTTGACGtagattttccatgttttcttttAATCCTCACACAAGCCTAAAGCCTGATTTTCCCTGTTTTCTTTTAGTCCTCAGAGGCATAAAGCCAGTTTCCTTTGCCTTTCTTGTCCAGAGTAAGCTTGTGCTCCACACCTAGTGACATCAAGGCAGACACAGAGTTTAACTCTGATCTTCCATTTAGATTTTATTGTTTGTGTGTGCAGCAAAACAGCTTCTACACTGTgactggatagataaaaagtctgctcacttggtggtggtgggagaacacacatacaaatttaaatttgtgaGCTGGATATTGGCTCCAAGAGCTTGCAAATTTACGAACCTTTATATGTGTGTCCTCCTGCTGCTACTTGGCGAGTAGACTTTATATctattcaattacattatatttgcaaaaactgattattttaattGCTGCAAACAATTTCTGTGTAAGAAATGAAGATATGCTGAAGTCTTGGAGCATTCCAGAATATTTCTTCTGAGAATATTCTTTGACTAGGAGTTCCACAGTCTGTTCATGAAGTCTACAGTTGCAGGTAAGAGTGTTGCAGTGTCTCCCTTAGTACACTGTATTTGAAATGAGCTATCTTAAGTGAAATCTAATCCACACATCTCTCTTAAATTTGAACCCCTTCATTGTGGTTACAGAGTATGTGATACTTTGAGAATTAGTTGTGGCTTAGTTACATATCTGGCATTATTCTTCTGTAGTGTCCATCTTCTTATCCATACATTACAATGCCAGAGTCCCATATTTAAGCTAGTTTGCCAGAAGGTCTTCAAAGTCTCCAGGGATTGAGAGGCCTCATACATGGTTGGGACGATGTCATTTTCTCAGTGCTCGAATTGTGACTTCCTGTCACCTGAGTTGTGTAGATGTGATAATATTGTTTATGATGTGCAGCCACTGTATAGTAGGCTTCAGTGTTCTTGGAATAATTCTTATATGTTCATAAGTTGGACATAAGTCTTTTTAGTTATATCATGATGGCGGCGCGTGTAGACGTACTAATAAACCGATCCGCGGAAAATTacgagtttttaaatcctgtgtatgtaaaatgcagtaagaaggtgaaatatggcgttaaattatgttcgtggtcacagaaatggatccatcgtcaatgtttaaatgtcttagaggaaaaaaacatgacatgactgtggaaatgtgcactgtaactatcgtcatatcgtgtgtttacatacggaatgtgaagaagaatgcatgacttcttcattaaaatatgatcttatgttagctaaactatatgtagagaagcttgaatcagtgatagatagtgtacagaagctggaagaagtgatagaccaTTCAAAGGGTAGTGAAACGGTTGTAAACGAACAAAACGGTAACTTTATTAGGCCTAAAAAGTTTTGTTGTGTTAATCGTAACGAAAACAACTTTCGTCTCCcacaagcaaataagtttgaatttttaacgtgtgatgaatatgaaatatgtgaaaagagccaaagaaagtaagTACTTTCACCAAATGCAGCgaccacaaatcatttcagtaggcctacgaagtcctgtaataacaagaaaggaaataccagaaaatacatggaacatacttatcatgcaaacaagatatctaccaatacaggtaagaagaaaaatgaagatattttcatactttcagacagtcatggaaagggcttagccgacattttgtgtaacatgcaaactatattcaagtttagtggaataacgaaaccgggtgcccctttgcgcgaagttttaaaagactgtgaacattctttgaagctgggaagcaactgtctaataataggaggtgctaatgatgtttataggaacgagggca contains:
- the LOC124615998 gene encoding uncharacterized protein LOC124615998, whose product is MTYPCIVNVLTVFFILASVYGDDCFDCVQKGDFKHGVPSMTDSNEHPVYRKRHFFIIIPIGLLVVLCKWCLYCCCKRRRGAIPYRNVEEVTVTVTPETRQPSTSGSLTHPQNFQQQQQQQQPQPLPRSLYNPFQPIPLPPPPQKNVSSTQPAGEDQPPSYSEACGMQLPNKPFYK